From Anopheles arabiensis isolate DONGOLA chromosome 3, AaraD3, whole genome shotgun sequence, a single genomic window includes:
- the LOC120902590 gene encoding uncharacterized protein LOC120902590, producing the protein MQTSQQLSSGHRTANEDEDDEDGESELLDLAIVGAGISGLMAAKTISEKRADIRFRLFEKSTHPGGTLDGLKTRWITPHHYHAMNLCRELQIPLGTVWRQSEASEARRSLFSIGPFRKRPSGSQGANSFMSSLRDLLVRLESTRFMAELDCLCTVKYIESNAQNMECFLQRKLLFEASRRFFRFLIKIGTGFYPSELTVAACLRLFRSMSSVRDLYDMLTLQNGHLQPVGSLNWDVLIERLVARVGPEHVTYSTNIVQVEITSEQRSDIVSLTDGTGRRWRARFVILAVSCLDLVQISILPEGPLYFHQPDIQLGLWSMANFTVRYPAPYWRDHGYTGSIFCPTQCLICYESGRNQLSGTYFSPLRGVLNDTERHLIRDTILRLLRTNFACRTMQKPLEFGLELHPIPFYFDVFPTFERCIIFSSTNVSCWYRGFINGSIQGGVRAAILALLEIRPQTITFREVTDMQCMHFKYFHQRSSYERVWYSLNLASVSRFLLGVGAVLLTYGAYRMLLKADICSWWSNR; encoded by the exons atgcaaacttCACAGCAGCTATCGTCCGGGCACAGGACCGCGAACGaagacgaggacgacgaggacggcGAGTCCGAGCTGCTCGATCTGGCCATCGTCGGTGCGGGCATCTCGGGCCTGATGGCGGCCAAAACGATCAGCGAGAAGCGGGCGGACATACGCTTCCGATTGTTCGAGAAGTCCACCCATCCGGGCGGCACGCTGGACGGGCTGAAAACGCGCTGGATAACACCGCACCACTACCACGCGATGAACCTCTGCCGGGAGCTGCAGATCCCGCTCGGCACGGTTTGGCGCCAGTCGGAAGCTAGTGAAGCGCGACGCTCCCTCTTTTCGATCGGTCCGTTTCGGAAGCGTCCCAGCGGCTCGCAGGGAGCGAACAGCTTCATGTCCTCCCTTCGCGACCTGCTGGTACGGCTGGAAAGTACCCGGTTTATGGCGGAGCTGGACTGTCTCTGCACGGTAAAGTACATCGAAAGCAACGCCCAGAACATGGAATGCTTTCTGCAGAGAAAGTTGCTCTTCGAAGCGTCGAGGcgattttttcgttttctcatCAAAATCGGCACGGGCTTCTACCCGTCCGAGCTGACCGTGGCCGCCTGCCTGCGGCTGTTCCGTTCGATGTCGTCCGTGCGCGATCTGTACGACATGCTTACGTTGCAGAACGGCCACCTTCAGCCGGTCGGCTCGCTCAACTGGGACGTACTGATCGAACGGCTCGTGGCACGCGTCGGCCCGGAGCACGTCACCTACTCGACCAACATTGTGCAGGTGGAAATTACCAGCGAACAGCGGTCGGACATCGTCTCGCTAACCGACGGGACCGGCCGGCGGTGGCGTGCGCGGTTCGTCATTTTGGCCGTCTCCTGTCTCGATCTGGTCCAGATTAGCATCCTGCCCGAGGGACCGCTCTACTTCCACCAGCCCGACATACAGCTCGGGCTTTGGTCGATGGCCAACTTTACCGTGCGCTATCCGGCTCCGTACTGGCGCGATCACGGCTACACCGGCAGCATATTCTGCCCCACCCAGTGCCTAATATGCTACGAATCGGGGCGCAATCAATTATCCGGCACCTACTTTTCGCCGCTCCGGGGCGTCCTGAACGATACCGAGCGGCATCTCATCCGCGACACGATACTGCGCCTGCTGCGCACGAACTTCGCCTGCCGCACGATGCAGAAGCCGCTGGAATTCGGCCTCGAACTTCACCCGATACCGTTCTACTTCGATGTGTTTCCGACGTTCGAGCGGTGCATCATCTTCTCCTCGACCAATGTTAGCTGCTGGTACCGGGGGTTCATCAACGGCTCGATCCAGGGCG GCGTGCGGGCCGCAATTTTGGCGCTGCTCGAGATTCGACCGCAAACCATCACCTTCCGGGAGGTGACCGATATGCAGTGTATGCACTTCAAGTATTTCCACCAACGGTCATCTTATGAGCGCGTCTGGTACTCGTTGAACCTTGCGAGCGTGAGCCGGTTTTTGCTGGGAGTCGGTGCTGTCCTACTGACTTACGGCGCTTATCGCATGCTGCTGAAGGCTGACATTTGTTCCTGGTGGTCAAATCGTTGA